Proteins encoded in a region of the Bubalus bubalis isolate 160015118507 breed Murrah chromosome 9, NDDB_SH_1, whole genome shotgun sequence genome:
- the DOHH gene encoding deoxyhypusine hydroxylase: MVTEQEVEAVGQTLVDPGQPLQARFRALFTLRGLGGPVAISWISRAFDDDSALLKHELAYCLGQMQDRRAIPVLLDVLRDTRQEPMVRHEAGEALGAIGDPEVLEILKQYSTDPVVEVAETCQLAVRRLEWLQQHSGGSAVRGPYLSVDPAPPAEEHDLGQLREALLDEARPLFDRYRAMFALRDAGGKEAALALAEGLRCGSALFRHEIGYVLGQMQHEAAVPQLAAALAQPTENPMVRHECAEALGAIARPACLAALRAHVADPERVVRESCEVALDMYEYETGSTFQYADGLERLRSPLS; encoded by the exons ATGGTGACGGAGCAGGAAGTGGAGGCAGTGGGGCAGACGCTGGTTGACCCCGGGCAGCCCCTGCAGGCCCGCTTCCGGGCACTGTTCACACTGCGTGGGCTCGGGGGTCCAGTGGCCATCTCCTGGATCAGCCGGGCCTTCGATGATGACTCAGCCCTGCTCAAGCATGAGCTGGCCTACTGCCTGGGCCAAATGCAGGACCGGCGGGCCATCCCTGTGCTGCTGGACGTGCTACGGGACACCCGCCAGGAGCCCATGGTGCGCCACGAGGCAG GGGAGGCCCTGGGGGCCATTGGGGACCCAGAGGTGCTGGAGATCCTGAAGCAGTACTCTACTGACCCTGTTGTCGAG GTGGCTGAGACATGCCAGCTGGCTGTCCGGCGGCTGGAGTGGCTGCAGCAGCATAGTGGAGGGTCAGCGGTCCGGGGGCCCTACCTCTCTGTGGACCCAGCCCCGCCCGCTGAGGAGCACGACCTGGGGCAGCTGCGGGAGGCGCTGCTGGATGAGGCCCGGCCACTCTTCGACCGATACCGAGCCATGTTTGCCCTGCGCGACGCTGGGGGCAAGGAGGCCGCCCTGGCGCTGGCCGAAG GCTTGCGCTGCGGCAGCGCCCTCTTCCGCCATGAGATCGGCTACGTTCTGGGCCAGATGCAGCACGAGGCGGCAGTGCCCCAACTGGCGGCGGCCCTGGCGCAGCCCACTGAAAACCCCATGGTACGACACGAGTGCGCCGAGGCCCTGGGGGCCATCGCCCGgcctgcctgcctggctgccCTGCGGGCCCACGTGGCCGACCCTGAGCGTGTGGTGCGGGAGAGCTGCGAGGTGGCCCTGGACATGTATGAGTACGAGACGGGGTCGACCTTCCAGTATGCCGATGGGCTGGAGCGGCTGCGCTCACCCCTCTCCTAG